A DNA window from Pseudoalteromonas spongiae UST010723-006 contains the following coding sequences:
- a CDS encoding homocysteine S-methyltransferase family protein, with protein sequence MPNKSQQLTAALKARIHILDGAMGTMIQKYKLEEEDYRGERFANWHVLVKGNNDLLSLTQPQIIEQIHREYLAAGADIIETNTFNATTISMEDYEMASLSREINLESAKLARKVCDEFEAQDPTKPRYVAGVLGPTSKTCSISPDVNDPGFRNVTFDALVEAYIESTLALIEGGADLILIETIFDTLNSKAAAFAVEEAFERVGVTLPVMISGTITDASGRTLSGQTTEAFYNSIRHIKPISIGLNCALGPDLLRQYVEELSRVCETFVSVHPNAGLPNEFGEYDLEADEMAKEIIDWAESGFINIVGGCCGTTPEHINAMYQGTKNVAPRQLPELEVRMRLAGLEACNLN encoded by the coding sequence ATGCCGAATAAATCACAGCAATTAACCGCTGCATTAAAAGCGCGTATTCATATTCTTGATGGTGCAATGGGCACCATGATCCAGAAATACAAACTGGAAGAAGAAGATTACCGCGGTGAACGCTTTGCAAATTGGCATGTGTTGGTCAAAGGCAATAATGACTTACTCAGTTTAACCCAGCCACAGATCATTGAACAAATTCACCGTGAATACCTTGCGGCAGGCGCTGATATTATTGAAACCAATACCTTTAACGCGACTACCATTTCAATGGAAGATTATGAAATGGCAAGCTTAAGCCGTGAAATCAATCTCGAATCGGCAAAATTGGCGCGTAAAGTGTGTGATGAATTTGAAGCACAGGACCCAACTAAACCGCGTTATGTAGCCGGTGTGCTTGGTCCAACATCAAAAACCTGCTCTATTTCACCAGATGTAAACGATCCTGGCTTTAGAAACGTTACCTTTGATGCTCTTGTTGAAGCTTACATTGAATCAACGCTGGCATTGATTGAAGGTGGTGCGGATTTAATTCTGATTGAGACTATTTTCGATACGCTTAATTCAAAAGCAGCGGCTTTTGCAGTAGAAGAAGCATTCGAGCGCGTAGGCGTTACTTTACCCGTAATGATTTCAGGCACCATTACTGATGCATCGGGCCGAACTTTATCGGGCCAAACAACCGAGGCATTCTACAATTCTATTCGTCATATTAAGCCTATTTCAATTGGCCTTAACTGTGCCCTTGGGCCAGATTTACTACGCCAATATGTAGAAGAGTTATCGCGTGTGTGTGAAACTTTTGTGTCGGTTCACCCCAACGCAGGCCTACCGAACGAATTTGGTGAATACGATTTAGAAGCGGACGAAATGGCAAAAGAGATTATTGATTGGGCTGAGTCGGGCTTTATTAATATTGTTGGAGGCTGTTGTGGCACCACGCCTGAGCATATTAATGCGATGTATCAAGGCACAAAAAATGTAGCACCGCGCCAATTACCTGAACTTGAAGTGCGTATGCGCTTAGCTGGCCTTGAAGCCTGTAATTTAAACTAG
- a CDS encoding homoserine O-succinyltransferase, with protein sequence MPITVRDQLPAINTLRQENVFVMPQSRAQTQEIRPMRLAILNLMPNKVETEVQFIRLLANSPLQVNVELLRLDTHRSKNTSEQHLDMFYKYFSEVKNENYDAMIVTGAPLAHLEYSDVAYWQELEEIFDWAEQHVTSTLFSCWAAHAGLFHHYGLKRKLKAKKLCGVFKHQRYFEHAALTRGFDDEFLVPHSRYGHINEADIANHSQLEVIAGSPEVGAFLIKNKSGSQVYLTGHPEYDADTLNKEYLRDLEKDQNAPKPNNYFPNDDASAKPSKTWQSHAFLLFSNWLNYYVYQTTPYDINLVSQDVRTNNYAE encoded by the coding sequence ATGCCAATCACAGTGCGCGATCAATTGCCCGCTATTAATACATTAAGGCAAGAAAATGTGTTTGTAATGCCACAAAGCCGTGCGCAAACACAAGAGATCCGCCCGATGCGATTAGCCATTTTAAACCTGATGCCAAACAAGGTGGAGACTGAAGTACAGTTTATTCGTTTACTGGCTAATTCACCGCTGCAGGTAAATGTGGAGTTACTGCGTTTAGATACTCACCGAAGCAAAAATACCTCTGAGCAACATCTTGATATGTTCTATAAGTATTTTTCAGAAGTTAAAAACGAAAACTACGATGCCATGATTGTGACTGGTGCGCCATTGGCACACCTTGAATATAGTGATGTTGCTTATTGGCAAGAGCTGGAAGAGATTTTCGACTGGGCTGAGCAGCATGTTACTTCTACCTTATTTTCGTGCTGGGCCGCTCACGCAGGGCTATTTCATCACTATGGATTAAAGCGAAAACTTAAAGCGAAAAAGCTCTGTGGTGTGTTTAAACATCAACGCTATTTTGAACACGCAGCGTTAACACGCGGTTTTGACGATGAATTCTTAGTGCCACATTCGCGCTATGGTCATATTAATGAAGCTGATATTGCAAACCACAGCCAGCTTGAAGTCATTGCCGGATCGCCAGAGGTCGGTGCGTTTTTAATTAAGAATAAATCAGGTTCGCAGGTGTATTTAACTGGTCACCCAGAATACGATGCCGATACTTTGAATAAAGAGTATTTACGCGACCTAGAAAAAGATCAGAATGCGCCTAAGCCAAATAATTATTTTCCTAATGATGATGCCAGCGCCAAACCAAGTAAAACTTGGCAGAGCCACGCCTTTTTATTATTTTCAAATTGGTTAAACTACTACGTTTATCAAACCACGCCATACGATATTAATTTAGTCAGCCAAGACGTAAGGACTAACAACTATGCCGAATAA